Part of the Aureitalea marina genome, GGGTCAGAAAGGTCTCTCTGTCGCCTTTGACCTGGCGACACACCGCGGTTACGACAGCGACCACGAACGGGTGGTTGGAGATGTTGGAAAGGCCGGAGTGGCCATCGACTCTGTTGAAGATATGAAGATCCTCTTCGATCAGATACCCTTGGATAAAATGAGTGTTTCCATGACCATGAACGGTGCTGTTCTGCCCATTATGGCATTCTACATAGTAGCCGCGGAAGAACAAGGGGTGGAACCTAAAGCCTTGGCCGGGACCATACAAAATGACATCCTTAAGGAGTTTATGGTGCGGAATACCTACATCTACCCTCCTACGCCCTCCATGCGGATCATCAGTGATATTTTCGAATTCACTTCCAAGAACATGCCGCGTTTCAACTCCATTTCCATTTCGGGTTATCACATGCAAGAAGCAGGGGCGACCTGTGATATCGAATTGGCGTATACCCTGGCAGATGGATTAGAGTACATCAGGACAGGATTAAAGGCCGGAATGGACATAGATTCCTTTGCACCCAGGTTATCCTTTTTCTGGGCCATCGGTATGAATCATTTCATGGAGATTGCCAAGATGCGCGCAGCTCGTATGCTTTGGGCCAAGATCGTAAAGCAATTCGACCCAAAGAATCCAAAATCCCTGGCACTGAGAACACATAGCCAGACTAGCGGTTGGAGCTTGACCGAACAGGATCCCTTTAACAATGTGGCCCGAACCTGCATTGAAGCGGCAGCAGCGGCATTTGGCGGGACCCAGTCATTACACACCAATGCCCTGGACGAGGCCATAGCACTACCAACCGATTTCTCGGCCCGTATCGCTAGGAATACCCAGTTGTACCTGCAGGAGGAGACTGAATTAACGCGGACCACAGATCCTTGGGCAGGAAGTTATTATGTGGAATCCCTCACCCGCGATATCGCAAACAAGGCCTGGGAATTGATACAGGAGGTAGAAGACCTGGGTGGAATGACCAAGGCCATAGAGGCGGGAATCCCCAAGTTGAGGATCGAAGAAGCAGCTGCCCGGAAACAAGCCAGGATCGATAGTGGGCAGGATGTGATCGTCGGTGTGAATAAATATCGCCTGGAGAAGGAAGACCCCTTGCATATTCTGGATGTAGACAATCAAAAGGTAAGAGAATCCCAATTGGCCCGCTTAAAGAGCCTGAAAGAAGGGCGAGACGAGCAAAAGGTGCAAGCCTGCCTGCAAGCCCTGACCAAATGTGCTGGTAGTGGAGAAGGAAATTTGTTAGCTTTGGCCGTAGATGCCGCCCGACAGCGAGCTACCCTGGGAGAGATCAGCGATGCCTTGGAAAAAGAGTTCGGTCGTTACAAGGCCCAGATCAAATCCTTTAGCGGAGTTTACAGTAAAGAGATCAAACAAGACCCTACATTCGAAAAAGCCCGTGAAATGGCCGACACCTTTGCCGAACAGGAAGGTAGACGGCCCAGGATCATGATCGCTAAAATGGGACAGGACGGTCACGACCGGGGAGCTAAAGTTGTAGCCACAGGATATGCCGATGTTGGTTTTGACGTCGATATCGGGCCTTTGTTCCAGACGCCTTCAGAAGCTGCCA contains:
- the scpA gene encoding methylmalonyl-CoA mutase is translated as MKRKALQHLELVPRPANSQDRSEKMTTAEGIAIKASYKAQDLDGAEHLDFIAGIPPYLRGPYSTMYVRRPWTIRQYAGFSTAEESNAFYRRNLAAGQKGLSVAFDLATHRGYDSDHERVVGDVGKAGVAIDSVEDMKILFDQIPLDKMSVSMTMNGAVLPIMAFYIVAAEEQGVEPKALAGTIQNDILKEFMVRNTYIYPPTPSMRIISDIFEFTSKNMPRFNSISISGYHMQEAGATCDIELAYTLADGLEYIRTGLKAGMDIDSFAPRLSFFWAIGMNHFMEIAKMRAARMLWAKIVKQFDPKNPKSLALRTHSQTSGWSLTEQDPFNNVARTCIEAAAAAFGGTQSLHTNALDEAIALPTDFSARIARNTQLYLQEETELTRTTDPWAGSYYVESLTRDIANKAWELIQEVEDLGGMTKAIEAGIPKLRIEEAAARKQARIDSGQDVIVGVNKYRLEKEDPLHILDVDNQKVRESQLARLKSLKEGRDEQKVQACLQALTKCAGSGEGNLLALAVDAARQRATLGEISDALEKEFGRYKAQIKSFSGVYSKEIKQDPTFEKAREMADTFAEQEGRRPRIMIAKMGQDGHDRGAKVVATGYADVGFDVDIGPLFQTPSEAAKQAVENDVHILGVSSLAAGHKTLVPEVIEELKGYGRDDIMVIVGGVIPAQDYQFLFDAGAVAVYGPGTRISEAAVEILEILIESNK